One segment of Alligator mississippiensis isolate rAllMis1 chromosome 13, rAllMis1, whole genome shotgun sequence DNA contains the following:
- the SLX4 gene encoding structure-specific endonuclease subunit SLX4 isoform X2: MLTALAAFHRCLDETEKSQVPSSSISRVPECPICGKQFQIPKSRASHLKHCAVKMQVPPQLLLQAVKLQASSLSERLPPAPSTQVSRSKRKDGSKEQAKKKPKMSKAETADEDVLVAMAMSRSLQEHEKQKQAESVTGGKLESALPIKWKPGSKKKSRKKLPLAPPPLLLQDPETSCKQIQDRVAMLLTEEVEFSSTPPLPFSRILEDEPEKTEWLLPLPKDKRCLLWEFSALTGPCDPETFYTAGLTPPILPCKPVQSQKSETVFSLMGSDQPQLIQQPPVISHLAPAELGNKLSDEPQTGPGEDSPSPSCKDVQILQDLIELAGEGLTLTQWNHEIHLSHTEEQSRKESAPTDIPLSGFVPLYTGKRCQRSSHHRPLLQSLAFDFSGMVNNPHLSDIQFQVDSGEVLYAHMFVLYARCPRAVEMAHNEGFLVEEDGNLQIRRVLLSEVTAEATYAFLRYLYSADSNIRPHVLSDVRILAARFSVSELIAICGSSPGENQEPSGVDSGEELFSVGDDEDCENRAENFQELLKSMWIDEDEEEIALLKPEGEEEEDHEKVDEQELEEIYEFAATQRKMAQDKPQEEECTEKSIYSESEKAQDMNQQVDDKGGKVFESSSTCSKIKEWKGSINLGRSRCDLPTQEKKIQGPDRCEGMNVTQITTVHCQDESYKCSDNAMSCSAFFGERRTTRTPRVSRSYQASQNEEEEDPWEKLFPSHQHNVALDVSYEHMFSATQGNYCDPASLNEDIKDPGETNSEKCVEINNSPVCHQPQKGLESGKSSFCHSPLIKPCTPLFPAIGSSPLSAKLNQTLSRVYTGIHPISTPIRDLSRDDVPFYKASEQSVASRHENMKRRVFPDRSPCIDLNKKKSLSPSSSQILKTQDATSHMNKEPDIIVLSDSDEEIELKQTKEESDSGSSLRETEISRKLDYICKKVEQDPKVPKSEPVSVVDKEVHQRLSQVSLGIQNEVHSNAVAEVLPETHVNSWAGTCVDSKLNLNLSCGKEYSCEESSSMDASWLVPGTPLLSESRNCSTQTQVSSMRNLNHQGSTHKTEVLVVDNNSHKPSRTIISSPEPTSGGLPVTLSEKPFHLDNSVSKRNSSGSQLGQCSKDFLPISPVPTSSLSPNCASVKEKSSESPSLARQVPPCHKQSLANKTDISVVEVEDSEEEKDATPFSPSSNFLLGDDPPVPVDDAFWDVEYLSPIRETSKEPEKSDCANNSTTNSKSDPKEEQWKTPTRLLEVRGSTPLRGSPFDTRKLLSCDKKSPVETRPSVGSRLSFLDSKVWDSWNGDEDDLPEVIPLTQRLSAAAAAQNTELLKTPQPVCPKKNLPPKVPITPMPEYSIMETPELKKELNRFGVRPLPKHQMVLKLKEIFQYTHQVMESDSEDEISSSQPRLWKAIAKHCSPSEADGTAVRTKSSKASSGASKQKMSILVPSLPVLGSNDDNLMDPSTTSCAAAKMTAETKIHAGDASRQNEVTLSLAGSPVKGSLAISTDEQMLLASHESTSSSGDGTDHSFGSQSSSANEFETCALALEEDDNEGVPASQTATQDADKQEAVRRYIHSNPALYRRILFYEPLELAELQAELKQNGIKIGLGKLLDFLDAHCITFTTAGARKEKQQHRGKKKRGKRY; this comes from the exons ATGTTAACAG CCCTTGCTGCCTTCCACAGGTGTCTAGATGAGACCGAGAAATCACAGGTGCCCTCCTCCAGTATCTCACGTGTCCCTGAGTGTCCCATCTGTGGGAAGCAATTCCAGATACCCAAAAGTCGAGCCAGTCACTTGAAACACTGTGCTGTCAAGATGCAGGtccctccccagctgcttctCCAGGCAGTGAAGTTGCAAGCTTCATCCCTCAGTGAGAGGCTTCCTCCAGCACCCAG CACTCAAGTCAGCAGGTCAAAGAGAAAAGATGGCTCCAAagagcaggcaaaaaaaaagccaaagatGTCCAAGGCAGAAACTGCGGATGAGGATgtgctggttgccatggcaatgtCCCGATCTCTGCAGGAGCATGAAAAGCAGAAACAAGCAGAATCTGTAACAGGTGGTAAACTGGAGAGTGCTCTGCCAATCAAGTGGAAGCCAGGATCAA agaaaaaaagtcGTAAGAAGCTCCCCCTTGCACCTCCGCCATTGTTACTTCAAGATCCAGAAACATCCTGTAAACAGATTCAAGACCGGGTGGCCATGCTGCTCACTGAGGAGGTAGAGTTCTCCAGtacccctccactccccttcaGCAGGATTCTGGAGGATGAGCCAGAGAAAACAGAGTGGCTTCTGCCATTGCCTAAAGATAAGCGCTGCCTTTTGTGGGAGTTTAGTGCTTTGACTGGACCCTGTGACCCTGAAACCTTCTACACAGCAGGATTAACCCCTCCAATTTTACCTTGTAAACCTGTGCAG AGTCAGAAGTCAGAGACTGTTTTTTCATTGATGGGATCTGACCAACCACAGCTAATCCAACAACCGCCTGTCATCAGTCATCTTGCTCCTGCAGAACTTGGAAACAAGCTTTCTGATGAACCTCAAACTGGCCCGGGTGaggacagccccagccccagctgcaaggATGTTCAGATTCTGCAGGACTTGATTGAGCTGGCTGGGGAAGGACTCACTCTCACCCAGTGGAACCATGAAATTCACCTCTCCCATACAGAGGAGCAATCAA GGAAAGAATCAGCGCCCACAGATATTCCACTCAGTGGCTTTGTCCCTCTATACACAGGAAAGAGGTGCCAGAGAAGCAGCCATCACAGA CCTTTGCTCCAGTCACTGGCTTTTGATTTTAGTGGAATGGTCAACAATCCCCATCTAAGTGACATCCAGTTCCAGGTCGACTCTGGGGAAGTTCTTTATGCCCATATGTTTGTGCTATATGCACGGTGCCCACGGGCAGTGGAAATG GCTCACAACGAAGGTTTTTTAGTGGAAGAAGATGGAAATTTGCAGATCCGCCGAGTGCTACTGAGTGAAGTGACAGCAGAGGCAACGTATGCATTTCTACGGTACCTCTATTCTGCTGATTCTAATATCCGTCCCCATGTGCTCTCTGATGTGAGGATTCTTGCAGCCAG GTTTAGTGTAAGTGAACTGATTGCTATATGCGGAAGCAGCCCTGGAGAGAACCAGGAACCATCTGGGGTGGATTCAGGAGAGGAGCTTTTCTCTGTGGGGGATGATGAGGATTGTGAGAATAGAGCTGAGAACTTCCAGGAGCTCTTGAAGTCAATGTGGATAGATGAAGATGAGGAAGAAATAGCTTTGCTGAAACCAGaaggtgaagaggaggaagaccaTGAGAAAGTGGATGAACAGGAACTTGAGGAAATCTATGAGTTTGCTGCTACACAGCGAAAAATGGCTCAAGACAAGCCACAGGAGGAAGAATGCACAGAGAAGAGCATTTACAGTGAATCAGAGAAGGCCCAAGACATGAATCAACAGGTGGATGACAAAGGGGGGAAGGTATTTGAATCTTCCTCAACATGTAGCAAGATTAAAGAATGGAAGGGAAGTATTAATCTGGGAAGATCTAGGTGTGATTTACCTACGCAAGAAAAGAAAATCCAAGGTCCAGATAGGTGTGAGGGCATGAATGTTACACAAATCACTACAGTGCACTGCCAGGATGAGTCTTATAAGTGCAGTGATAATGCCATGTCCTGCAGTGCATTCTTTGGTGAAAGACGAACCACTAGAACACCCAGAGTTTCCAGATCATATCAGGCTTCACaaaatgaagaggaggaagatccCTGGGAAAAACTGTTCCCTAGTCATCAACACAATGTAGCCCTTGATGTAAGTTATGAGCACATGTTTTCTGCAACCCAGGGAAACTACTGTGATCCTGCCTCATTGAATGAAGATATAAAAGACCCTGGAGAGACCAACAGTGAGAAATGTGTTGAAATTAATAACTCACCAGTTTGCCATCAGCCACAGAAAGGCCTTGAGTCGGGCAAGAGCAGTTTCTGTCACAGTCCTCTTATTAAGCCATGCACACCTCTTTTTCCTGCTATTGGTTCATCCCCTTTGTCTGCAAAATTAAATCAGACTTTATCCAGAGTATATACAGGCATTCATCCTATATCAACACCAATAAGAGATCTCTCTCGTGATGATGTGCCCTTCTACAAAGCCAGTGAGCAGAGTGTTGCTTCAAGACACGAGAACATGAAGAGAAGAGTTTTTCCAGACAGATCTCCCTGCATTGACTTAAACaagaaaaaatctctctcaccATCCTCATCACAGATTCTCAAAACTCAGGATGCCACATCTCACATGAACAAAGAACCTGATATTATTGTTTTGTCAGATtctgatgaagaaattgaattaaaacaaacaaaagaagaatcAGATTCTGGATCTTCCTTGAGGGAAACAGAAATTTCTAGGAAATTGGATTATATCTGTAAAAAAGTAGAGCAAGATCCCAAGGTGCCAAAATCTGAACCTGTATCAGTTGTTGACAAGGAAGTACATCAGAGGCTGTCTCAAGTCTCACTTGGAATTCAGAATGAGGTGCATAGTAATGCTGTTGCAGAGGTGTTGCCAGAGACGCATGTGAACAGCTGGGCAGGTACCTGTGTTGACAGCaaactgaatctgaatctgagcTGTGGGAAAGAGTACAGTTGTGAGGAGAGTTCTAGCATGGATGCATCATGGCTAGTGCCAGGCACACCTCTTTTGAGCGAAAGCAGAAACTGCTCAACACAGACCCAAGTTTCAAGCATGAGAAATTTGAATCATCAGGGATCCACGCACAAAACTGAAGTTTTAGTGGTAGATAATAATAGCCATAAGCCTTCTAGGACCATCATAAGCAGTCCTGAACCAACTTCAGGTGGGTTGCCAGTGACTTTGTCAGAAAAACCTTTCCATCTGGACAACTCAGTCAGCAAAAGGAACTCTTCCGGCAGCCAGTTGGGTCAGTGTTCAAAAGACTTTCTGCCCATTTCTCCTGTGCCTACAAGTTCACTCTCCCCTAACTGTGCTAGTGTAAAAGAAAAGTCTTCAGAAAGCCCTTCTTTAGCCAGACAAGTGCCTCCATGCCATAAGCAGTCTTTGGCAAATAAAACAGACATTAGTGTGGTTGAGGTAGAGGACAGTGAGGAAGAAAAAGATGCAACTCCATTTTCACCAAGTAGCAACTTCTTGCTGGGTGATGATCCCCCAGTCCCAGTTGATGATGCCTTCTGGGATGTTGAATATCTGTCACCAATCAGAGAGACCAGCAAAGAGCCTGAGAAGTCTGATTGTGCAAATAACAGCACAACCAACAGTAAAAGTGACCCtaaagaggaacagtggaaaaccCCAACAAGACTCCTGGAAGTCAGAGGTAGTACCCCTCTTAGAGGGAGTCCTTTTGACACACGAAAACTTTTGTCCTGTGACAAAAAGAGTCCTGTTGAGACACGGCCTTCAGTGGGTAGTAGGTTAAGCTTTTTGGATTCCAAAGTCTGGGACAGTTGGAATGGAGACGAAGATGATCTCCCAGAGGTAATTCCTCTCACACAGAGGctgtcagctgcagctgctgcccagaacACAGAGCTACTAAAGACTCCTC AGCCTGTCTGCCCAAAGAAGAACCTGCCTCCCAAGGTTCCAATAACACCAATGCCAGAATACTCCATCATGGAGACGCCAGAGCTTAAGAAGGAGTTGAACAG ATTTGGAGTCCGTCCTCTCCCAAAACATCAGATGGTGTTAAAGCTGAAGGAGATATTCCAGTACACTCACCAGGTCATGGAGTCCGATTCAGAGGATGAAATCTCATCCTCCCAGCCCCGCTTGTGGAAAGCAATTGCCAAGCATTGCAGCCCATCCGAGGCAGATGGGACTGCAGTGAGAACAAAGAGTTCCAAAGCCTCAAGCGGAGCGAGCAAGCAGAAGATGAGTATTTTGGTCCCTTCCTTGCCCGTTCTGGGGAGCAATGATGACAACTTAATGGACCCCTCTACAACAAGTTGTGCAGCAGCTAAGATGACTGCTGAAACCAAAATCCATGCAGGAGATGCCAGCAGGCAAAATGAAGTAACTCTGTCTCTTGCTGGATCTCCAGTTAAAGGTTCTCTGGCAATCAGCACTGATGAGCAGATGCTCTTAGCATCACATGAATCTACATCGTCTTCGGGGGATGGAACGGACCATTCCTTTGGGTCACAGAG TTCGTCTGCCAATGAATTTGAGACCTGTGCCCTTGCATTGGAAGAAGATGATAATGAGGGGGTCCCAGCATCTCAGACTGCCACTCAGGATGCAGATAAACAGGAGGCAGTGAGACGCTACATCCATTCAAACCCAGCTCTCTATCGGAGGATACTCTTTTATGAGCCCTTGGAGCTGGCTGAACTGCAAGCTGAGTTGAAGCAGAATGGCATCAAGATTGGGCTGGGAAAGCTCCTGGATTTTTTAGATGCTCACTGCATTACCTTTACCACAGCTGGGGCACGGAAAGAGAAGCAGCAACATAGGGGTAAGAAAAAGAGAGGCAAACGATATTAA
- the SLX4 gene encoding structure-specific endonuclease subunit SLX4 isoform X1, with protein sequence MDELDDDFKELCTNLLSRVNKKRGNAEGERKVLNRTRNMATRSRLKKTKPAAKSQSQPSMMMTWPECLDPHRQALTPKKEGEPLICGSEGTALEDGCGGHLPAILLNATAANCNQNSLADCVLNGSSQTTSSFPAAGEPEASASSPSKTLLVSGSRVRVTELVLERMQQFKRVAPEQLKHTSDKSLLEPVADEKIPDANQEKNDLGNGVNPDLPMMEQDVALALTVQQEFKQEVPRSLEESGLFFCQICQKDLSAMNSTRREQHVNRCLDETEKSQVPSSSISRVPECPICGKQFQIPKSRASHLKHCAVKMQVPPQLLLQAVKLQASSLSERLPPAPSTQVSRSKRKDGSKEQAKKKPKMSKAETADEDVLVAMAMSRSLQEHEKQKQAESVTGGKLESALPIKWKPGSKKKSRKKLPLAPPPLLLQDPETSCKQIQDRVAMLLTEEVEFSSTPPLPFSRILEDEPEKTEWLLPLPKDKRCLLWEFSALTGPCDPETFYTAGLTPPILPCKPVQSQKSETVFSLMGSDQPQLIQQPPVISHLAPAELGNKLSDEPQTGPGEDSPSPSCKDVQILQDLIELAGEGLTLTQWNHEIHLSHTEEQSRKESAPTDIPLSGFVPLYTGKRCQRSSHHRPLLQSLAFDFSGMVNNPHLSDIQFQVDSGEVLYAHMFVLYARCPRAVEMAHNEGFLVEEDGNLQIRRVLLSEVTAEATYAFLRYLYSADSNIRPHVLSDVRILAARFSVSELIAICGSSPGENQEPSGVDSGEELFSVGDDEDCENRAENFQELLKSMWIDEDEEEIALLKPEGEEEEDHEKVDEQELEEIYEFAATQRKMAQDKPQEEECTEKSIYSESEKAQDMNQQVDDKGGKVFESSSTCSKIKEWKGSINLGRSRCDLPTQEKKIQGPDRCEGMNVTQITTVHCQDESYKCSDNAMSCSAFFGERRTTRTPRVSRSYQASQNEEEEDPWEKLFPSHQHNVALDVSYEHMFSATQGNYCDPASLNEDIKDPGETNSEKCVEINNSPVCHQPQKGLESGKSSFCHSPLIKPCTPLFPAIGSSPLSAKLNQTLSRVYTGIHPISTPIRDLSRDDVPFYKASEQSVASRHENMKRRVFPDRSPCIDLNKKKSLSPSSSQILKTQDATSHMNKEPDIIVLSDSDEEIELKQTKEESDSGSSLRETEISRKLDYICKKVEQDPKVPKSEPVSVVDKEVHQRLSQVSLGIQNEVHSNAVAEVLPETHVNSWAGTCVDSKLNLNLSCGKEYSCEESSSMDASWLVPGTPLLSESRNCSTQTQVSSMRNLNHQGSTHKTEVLVVDNNSHKPSRTIISSPEPTSGGLPVTLSEKPFHLDNSVSKRNSSGSQLGQCSKDFLPISPVPTSSLSPNCASVKEKSSESPSLARQVPPCHKQSLANKTDISVVEVEDSEEEKDATPFSPSSNFLLGDDPPVPVDDAFWDVEYLSPIRETSKEPEKSDCANNSTTNSKSDPKEEQWKTPTRLLEVRGSTPLRGSPFDTRKLLSCDKKSPVETRPSVGSRLSFLDSKVWDSWNGDEDDLPEVIPLTQRLSAAAAAQNTELLKTPQPVCPKKNLPPKVPITPMPEYSIMETPELKKELNRFGVRPLPKHQMVLKLKEIFQYTHQVMESDSEDEISSSQPRLWKAIAKHCSPSEADGTAVRTKSSKASSGASKQKMSILVPSLPVLGSNDDNLMDPSTTSCAAAKMTAETKIHAGDASRQNEVTLSLAGSPVKGSLAISTDEQMLLASHESTSSSGDGTDHSFGSQSSSANEFETCALALEEDDNEGVPASQTATQDADKQEAVRRYIHSNPALYRRILFYEPLELAELQAELKQNGIKIGLGKLLDFLDAHCITFTTAGARKEKQQHRGKKKRGKRY encoded by the exons ATGGATGAACTAGATGATGATTTTAAGGAACTTTGTACCAACCTGTTGAGTAGGGTGAACAAAAAGAGAGGAAAtgctgagggggagaggaaggttCTGAACAGGACAAGGAACATGGCAACAAGGAGTAGGTTAAAaaagaccaagccagcagctaagaGCCAAAGCCAACCAAGCATGATGATGACCTGGCCAGAATGCTTggacccccacaggcaggcaCTAACACCCAAAAAGGAAGGTGAACCTCTGATCTGTGGAAGTGAAGGGACTGCTTTAGAAGATGGATGTGGAGGCCATCTCCCCGCCATTCTGTTGAATGCTACAGCAGCTAACTGTAACCAGAACAGCCTGGCAG aCTGTGTCCTGAATGGCAGCTCCCAAACAACATCATCCTTTCCTGCTGCAGGAGAACCAGAAGCCTCAGCCTCATCCCCTTCAAAGACATTGCTGGTTTCAGGATCCAGGGTCCGGGTAACAGAGTTGGTGTTGGAAAGGATGCAGCAGTTTAAGCGAGTAGCTCCAGAACAACTGAAACACACTTCTGACAAGAGCTTGCTAGAGCCTGTAGCTGATGAGAAGATCCCTGATGCAAACCAGGAGAAGAATGATCTAGGGAATG GAGTCAACCCAGATCTGCCAATGATGGAACAAGATGTTGCTCTGGCATTGACTGTCCAGCAGGAGTTCAAACAGGAAGTTCCTAGAAGTCTGGAAGAGTCAGGATTATTTTTTTGTCAAATCTGTCAGAAGGACCTCTCAGCCATGAACTCAACACGACGGGAGCAGCATGTTAACAG GTGTCTAGATGAGACCGAGAAATCACAGGTGCCCTCCTCCAGTATCTCACGTGTCCCTGAGTGTCCCATCTGTGGGAAGCAATTCCAGATACCCAAAAGTCGAGCCAGTCACTTGAAACACTGTGCTGTCAAGATGCAGGtccctccccagctgcttctCCAGGCAGTGAAGTTGCAAGCTTCATCCCTCAGTGAGAGGCTTCCTCCAGCACCCAG CACTCAAGTCAGCAGGTCAAAGAGAAAAGATGGCTCCAAagagcaggcaaaaaaaaagccaaagatGTCCAAGGCAGAAACTGCGGATGAGGATgtgctggttgccatggcaatgtCCCGATCTCTGCAGGAGCATGAAAAGCAGAAACAAGCAGAATCTGTAACAGGTGGTAAACTGGAGAGTGCTCTGCCAATCAAGTGGAAGCCAGGATCAA agaaaaaaagtcGTAAGAAGCTCCCCCTTGCACCTCCGCCATTGTTACTTCAAGATCCAGAAACATCCTGTAAACAGATTCAAGACCGGGTGGCCATGCTGCTCACTGAGGAGGTAGAGTTCTCCAGtacccctccactccccttcaGCAGGATTCTGGAGGATGAGCCAGAGAAAACAGAGTGGCTTCTGCCATTGCCTAAAGATAAGCGCTGCCTTTTGTGGGAGTTTAGTGCTTTGACTGGACCCTGTGACCCTGAAACCTTCTACACAGCAGGATTAACCCCTCCAATTTTACCTTGTAAACCTGTGCAG AGTCAGAAGTCAGAGACTGTTTTTTCATTGATGGGATCTGACCAACCACAGCTAATCCAACAACCGCCTGTCATCAGTCATCTTGCTCCTGCAGAACTTGGAAACAAGCTTTCTGATGAACCTCAAACTGGCCCGGGTGaggacagccccagccccagctgcaaggATGTTCAGATTCTGCAGGACTTGATTGAGCTGGCTGGGGAAGGACTCACTCTCACCCAGTGGAACCATGAAATTCACCTCTCCCATACAGAGGAGCAATCAA GGAAAGAATCAGCGCCCACAGATATTCCACTCAGTGGCTTTGTCCCTCTATACACAGGAAAGAGGTGCCAGAGAAGCAGCCATCACAGA CCTTTGCTCCAGTCACTGGCTTTTGATTTTAGTGGAATGGTCAACAATCCCCATCTAAGTGACATCCAGTTCCAGGTCGACTCTGGGGAAGTTCTTTATGCCCATATGTTTGTGCTATATGCACGGTGCCCACGGGCAGTGGAAATG GCTCACAACGAAGGTTTTTTAGTGGAAGAAGATGGAAATTTGCAGATCCGCCGAGTGCTACTGAGTGAAGTGACAGCAGAGGCAACGTATGCATTTCTACGGTACCTCTATTCTGCTGATTCTAATATCCGTCCCCATGTGCTCTCTGATGTGAGGATTCTTGCAGCCAG GTTTAGTGTAAGTGAACTGATTGCTATATGCGGAAGCAGCCCTGGAGAGAACCAGGAACCATCTGGGGTGGATTCAGGAGAGGAGCTTTTCTCTGTGGGGGATGATGAGGATTGTGAGAATAGAGCTGAGAACTTCCAGGAGCTCTTGAAGTCAATGTGGATAGATGAAGATGAGGAAGAAATAGCTTTGCTGAAACCAGaaggtgaagaggaggaagaccaTGAGAAAGTGGATGAACAGGAACTTGAGGAAATCTATGAGTTTGCTGCTACACAGCGAAAAATGGCTCAAGACAAGCCACAGGAGGAAGAATGCACAGAGAAGAGCATTTACAGTGAATCAGAGAAGGCCCAAGACATGAATCAACAGGTGGATGACAAAGGGGGGAAGGTATTTGAATCTTCCTCAACATGTAGCAAGATTAAAGAATGGAAGGGAAGTATTAATCTGGGAAGATCTAGGTGTGATTTACCTACGCAAGAAAAGAAAATCCAAGGTCCAGATAGGTGTGAGGGCATGAATGTTACACAAATCACTACAGTGCACTGCCAGGATGAGTCTTATAAGTGCAGTGATAATGCCATGTCCTGCAGTGCATTCTTTGGTGAAAGACGAACCACTAGAACACCCAGAGTTTCCAGATCATATCAGGCTTCACaaaatgaagaggaggaagatccCTGGGAAAAACTGTTCCCTAGTCATCAACACAATGTAGCCCTTGATGTAAGTTATGAGCACATGTTTTCTGCAACCCAGGGAAACTACTGTGATCCTGCCTCATTGAATGAAGATATAAAAGACCCTGGAGAGACCAACAGTGAGAAATGTGTTGAAATTAATAACTCACCAGTTTGCCATCAGCCACAGAAAGGCCTTGAGTCGGGCAAGAGCAGTTTCTGTCACAGTCCTCTTATTAAGCCATGCACACCTCTTTTTCCTGCTATTGGTTCATCCCCTTTGTCTGCAAAATTAAATCAGACTTTATCCAGAGTATATACAGGCATTCATCCTATATCAACACCAATAAGAGATCTCTCTCGTGATGATGTGCCCTTCTACAAAGCCAGTGAGCAGAGTGTTGCTTCAAGACACGAGAACATGAAGAGAAGAGTTTTTCCAGACAGATCTCCCTGCATTGACTTAAACaagaaaaaatctctctcaccATCCTCATCACAGATTCTCAAAACTCAGGATGCCACATCTCACATGAACAAAGAACCTGATATTATTGTTTTGTCAGATtctgatgaagaaattgaattaaaacaaacaaaagaagaatcAGATTCTGGATCTTCCTTGAGGGAAACAGAAATTTCTAGGAAATTGGATTATATCTGTAAAAAAGTAGAGCAAGATCCCAAGGTGCCAAAATCTGAACCTGTATCAGTTGTTGACAAGGAAGTACATCAGAGGCTGTCTCAAGTCTCACTTGGAATTCAGAATGAGGTGCATAGTAATGCTGTTGCAGAGGTGTTGCCAGAGACGCATGTGAACAGCTGGGCAGGTACCTGTGTTGACAGCaaactgaatctgaatctgagcTGTGGGAAAGAGTACAGTTGTGAGGAGAGTTCTAGCATGGATGCATCATGGCTAGTGCCAGGCACACCTCTTTTGAGCGAAAGCAGAAACTGCTCAACACAGACCCAAGTTTCAAGCATGAGAAATTTGAATCATCAGGGATCCACGCACAAAACTGAAGTTTTAGTGGTAGATAATAATAGCCATAAGCCTTCTAGGACCATCATAAGCAGTCCTGAACCAACTTCAGGTGGGTTGCCAGTGACTTTGTCAGAAAAACCTTTCCATCTGGACAACTCAGTCAGCAAAAGGAACTCTTCCGGCAGCCAGTTGGGTCAGTGTTCAAAAGACTTTCTGCCCATTTCTCCTGTGCCTACAAGTTCACTCTCCCCTAACTGTGCTAGTGTAAAAGAAAAGTCTTCAGAAAGCCCTTCTTTAGCCAGACAAGTGCCTCCATGCCATAAGCAGTCTTTGGCAAATAAAACAGACATTAGTGTGGTTGAGGTAGAGGACAGTGAGGAAGAAAAAGATGCAACTCCATTTTCACCAAGTAGCAACTTCTTGCTGGGTGATGATCCCCCAGTCCCAGTTGATGATGCCTTCTGGGATGTTGAATATCTGTCACCAATCAGAGAGACCAGCAAAGAGCCTGAGAAGTCTGATTGTGCAAATAACAGCACAACCAACAGTAAAAGTGACCCtaaagaggaacagtggaaaaccCCAACAAGACTCCTGGAAGTCAGAGGTAGTACCCCTCTTAGAGGGAGTCCTTTTGACACACGAAAACTTTTGTCCTGTGACAAAAAGAGTCCTGTTGAGACACGGCCTTCAGTGGGTAGTAGGTTAAGCTTTTTGGATTCCAAAGTCTGGGACAGTTGGAATGGAGACGAAGATGATCTCCCAGAGGTAATTCCTCTCACACAGAGGctgtcagctgcagctgctgcccagaacACAGAGCTACTAAAGACTCCTC AGCCTGTCTGCCCAAAGAAGAACCTGCCTCCCAAGGTTCCAATAACACCAATGCCAGAATACTCCATCATGGAGACGCCAGAGCTTAAGAAGGAGTTGAACAG ATTTGGAGTCCGTCCTCTCCCAAAACATCAGATGGTGTTAAAGCTGAAGGAGATATTCCAGTACACTCACCAGGTCATGGAGTCCGATTCAGAGGATGAAATCTCATCCTCCCAGCCCCGCTTGTGGAAAGCAATTGCCAAGCATTGCAGCCCATCCGAGGCAGATGGGACTGCAGTGAGAACAAAGAGTTCCAAAGCCTCAAGCGGAGCGAGCAAGCAGAAGATGAGTATTTTGGTCCCTTCCTTGCCCGTTCTGGGGAGCAATGATGACAACTTAATGGACCCCTCTACAACAAGTTGTGCAGCAGCTAAGATGACTGCTGAAACCAAAATCCATGCAGGAGATGCCAGCAGGCAAAATGAAGTAACTCTGTCTCTTGCTGGATCTCCAGTTAAAGGTTCTCTGGCAATCAGCACTGATGAGCAGATGCTCTTAGCATCACATGAATCTACATCGTCTTCGGGGGATGGAACGGACCATTCCTTTGGGTCACAGAG TTCGTCTGCCAATGAATTTGAGACCTGTGCCCTTGCATTGGAAGAAGATGATAATGAGGGGGTCCCAGCATCTCAGACTGCCACTCAGGATGCAGATAAACAGGAGGCAGTGAGACGCTACATCCATTCAAACCCAGCTCTCTATCGGAGGATACTCTTTTATGAGCCCTTGGAGCTGGCTGAACTGCAAGCTGAGTTGAAGCAGAATGGCATCAAGATTGGGCTGGGAAAGCTCCTGGATTTTTTAGATGCTCACTGCATTACCTTTACCACAGCTGGGGCACGGAAAGAGAAGCAGCAACATAGGGGTAAGAAAAAGAGAGGCAAACGATATTAA